A genome region from Methylobacterium sp. FF17 includes the following:
- a CDS encoding NAD-dependent epimerase/dehydratase family protein: MGVRLIALTGATGFIGRHLLHSLSRRGYRIRVLLRRPVEVPEGASGAVVGDLARPMNMAAALAGVDAVVHTAGLGPAMSGTPEDDFRTSNTEATLRLAEAAARARVPRFVFLSSIRAQTGPSAPGPVTEADTPSPTDAYGRSKRDAELALAGTGLDWVALRPVLVYGAGAKGNVATLMRLARSPAPLPFGGLDARRSLVSVESLASAVATVLEAPGPLRRPLIVAEPDALSVPEMIAALRAGLGRGPGLLPIPRSLLGLACRLAGHGEAYDRLSTSLVARADGLTELGWSPATPTREGLTTFARGQT; encoded by the coding sequence ATGGGCGTACGGTTGATCGCACTCACCGGGGCCACGGGCTTCATCGGGCGCCACCTCCTGCACAGCCTGTCGCGCCGGGGCTACCGGATCCGCGTCCTGCTGCGTCGGCCGGTGGAGGTGCCGGAGGGGGCCAGCGGCGCCGTGGTCGGGGACCTCGCCCGGCCGATGAACATGGCGGCGGCGCTCGCCGGCGTCGATGCGGTGGTCCACACGGCCGGCCTCGGCCCCGCGATGTCGGGGACGCCCGAGGACGATTTCCGCACGTCGAACACCGAGGCGACCCTGCGTCTCGCCGAGGCGGCGGCCCGGGCCCGCGTCCCGCGTTTCGTGTTCCTGTCCTCGATCCGCGCGCAGACCGGACCCTCGGCGCCCGGCCCGGTGACGGAGGCGGATACACCGTCGCCCACCGATGCCTATGGACGTTCGAAGCGGGATGCGGAGCTGGCGCTGGCGGGGACGGGGCTCGACTGGGTCGCCCTGCGCCCGGTCCTCGTCTACGGCGCGGGCGCCAAGGGCAACGTCGCGACCCTGATGCGGCTGGCCCGCTCGCCCGCCCCCCTGCCGTTCGGAGGCCTGGACGCGCGCCGCTCCCTGGTTTCGGTGGAGAGTCTCGCCTCCGCCGTGGCGACGGTGCTCGAAGCACCCGGCCCTCTGCGTCGCCCGCTCATCGTGGCCGAACCCGACGCGCTGAGCGTGCCGGAGATGATCGCCGCCCTCCGGGCCGGCCTCGGGCGCGGACCCGGCCTCCTGCCCATCCCCCGCAGCCTGCTCGGCCTCGCCTGCCGGTTGGCCGGCCATGGGGAGGCCTATGACCGCCTGTCGACCAGCCTCGTCGCGCGGGCCGATGGGTTGACCGAACTCGGCTGGTCCCCGGCGACGCCGACCCGGGAGGGGCTGACCACGTTCGCACGCGGCCAGACGTGA
- a CDS encoding RidA family protein: MSGRRLISSGSPFEAAYGYSRAVVQDGFVFVAGTTGYDYATMALPDSAGEQAEACWRTIAAVLADAGTSLTQIVRATYYVTDRAEVEAVLAVCGRVLAYIRPAATIVIVAGLLRPEMKVEIEVTAKRP, from the coding sequence ATGAGCGGCCGGCGCCTCATCAGCTCCGGCTCGCCCTTCGAGGCGGCCTACGGCTATTCGCGGGCGGTGGTGCAGGACGGCTTCGTCTTCGTCGCCGGCACCACCGGCTACGACTACGCCACGATGGCGCTGCCCGATTCGGCAGGCGAGCAGGCCGAGGCCTGCTGGCGGACCATCGCGGCCGTGCTGGCGGATGCGGGCACGTCGCTGACGCAGATCGTGCGGGCCACCTACTACGTCACCGACCGTGCGGAGGTCGAAGCGGTCCTCGCCGTCTGCGGGCGCGTGCTGGCGTACATCCGTCCGGCGGCGACCATCGTGATCGTCGCCGGGCTGCTGCGGCCCGAGATGAAGGTCGAGATCGAGGTCACGGCCAAGCGCCCATAG
- a CDS encoding lytic murein transglycosylase, producing MAAALLTLSAPARADFEDCLAGLQAQAAAQGISAQTFRAATTGIAYDPKVLELSQAQPEFKTPIWDYMAALVDEERVDDGKAAMRQHAQALASAEARYGVDRHTIAAVWGVESNFGKNLGKMPLVQSFATLICANHRRKDFFKGELMATLKIIERGDIDPSRLTGSWAGAFGQTQFMPTTYQRLAVDGDGDGRRDLVDSVPDAVASTANFLRVAKWNNGQPWGYEVKVPRGFNAGAAGRKNKKAVAHWASLGVTRIDGRPLSGEGPVGILLPAGSDGPAFLVTKNFDALYSYNAAESYGLAIAVLSDRLRGRAGIQAEWPTDDPPLSRAERRDLQARLTKRGFDVGEPDGKVGSKTRDAIKEVERSLGMPATGRPGAKVLEALRRG from the coding sequence ATGGCCGCGGCCCTCCTGACGCTCTCCGCTCCGGCCCGCGCCGACTTCGAGGATTGTCTGGCGGGGCTGCAGGCCCAGGCCGCCGCGCAGGGGATTTCCGCCCAGACCTTCCGCGCGGCCACCACCGGCATCGCCTACGACCCGAAGGTGCTCGAACTCTCCCAGGCCCAGCCGGAGTTCAAGACGCCGATCTGGGACTACATGGCGGCCCTGGTGGACGAGGAGCGCGTCGACGACGGCAAGGCCGCCATGCGCCAGCATGCCCAGGCCCTCGCCAGCGCGGAGGCCCGCTACGGCGTCGACCGCCACACCATCGCGGCGGTCTGGGGCGTCGAATCCAACTTCGGCAAGAATCTCGGCAAGATGCCGCTGGTGCAGTCCTTCGCGACCCTGATCTGCGCCAACCATCGCCGGAAGGACTTCTTCAAGGGCGAGCTGATGGCCACCCTGAAGATCATCGAGCGCGGCGACATCGACCCGTCGCGCCTCACCGGCTCGTGGGCCGGCGCCTTCGGCCAGACCCAGTTCATGCCCACCACCTACCAGCGTCTCGCCGTCGACGGCGATGGCGACGGGCGCCGCGACCTCGTGGATTCGGTCCCCGATGCGGTCGCCTCCACCGCCAACTTCCTGCGGGTGGCGAAGTGGAACAACGGGCAGCCCTGGGGCTACGAGGTGAAGGTGCCGCGCGGCTTCAACGCCGGGGCGGCCGGACGCAAGAACAAGAAGGCCGTGGCGCACTGGGCGTCGCTCGGCGTCACCCGGATCGACGGCCGTCCGCTCTCCGGCGAGGGTCCGGTCGGGATCCTGCTGCCGGCCGGAAGCGATGGCCCGGCCTTCCTCGTCACGAAGAACTTCGACGCGCTCTACTCCTACAACGCCGCCGAATCCTACGGGCTCGCCATCGCGGTGCTGTCCGACCGGCTGCGCGGGCGCGCCGGTATCCAGGCCGAGTGGCCGACCGACGATCCGCCCCTGTCGCGGGCCGAGCGCCGCGACCTCCAGGCGCGCCTGACCAAGCGCGGCTTCGACGTCGGCGAGCCCGACGGCAAGGTCGGGTCCAAGACCCGCGATGCCATCAAGGAGGTCGAGCGCAGCCTCGGCATGCCGGCCACCGGCCGTCCCGGCGCGAAGGTGCTCGAAGCGCTGCGTCGCGGATGA
- the leuD gene encoding 3-isopropylmalate dehydratase small subunit, producing the protein MEKFTTLEGVAAPMRIINVDTDRIIPKQYLKTIKRTGLGKGLFSEMRYRDDGSENPDFVLNKPAYRNAKILVVGDNFGCGSSREHAPWALTDFGIRCVISTSFADIFFNNCAKNGILAITVSPEDLEKLFEDAERGSNATLSVDLEAQTIRGPDGGTLHFDIDPGRKESLLNGLDEIGLTLKRAPAIDAYEAKLAARGFA; encoded by the coding sequence ATGGAAAAATTCACCACCCTGGAGGGCGTCGCGGCGCCCATGCGGATCATCAATGTCGACACCGACCGGATCATCCCCAAGCAATACCTGAAGACCATCAAGCGCACCGGCCTCGGCAAGGGCCTGTTCTCCGAGATGCGCTACCGGGACGACGGATCCGAGAACCCGGACTTCGTCCTGAACAAGCCGGCCTACCGCAACGCCAAGATCCTCGTGGTCGGCGACAATTTCGGCTGCGGCTCCTCGCGCGAGCACGCGCCCTGGGCGCTGACCGATTTCGGCATCCGCTGCGTCATTTCCACGAGCTTCGCCGACATCTTCTTCAACAACTGCGCCAAGAACGGCATCCTGGCGATCACGGTGTCGCCGGAAGACCTGGAGAAGCTCTTCGAGGATGCCGAGCGCGGCTCGAACGCCACCCTGTCGGTGGATCTCGAGGCCCAGACCATCCGGGGCCCGGACGGCGGCACCCTGCATTTCGACATCGATCCCGGCCGCAAGGAGAGCCTCCTCAACGGCCTCGACGAGATCGGCCTCACCCTGAAGCGCGCGCCCGCCATCGACGCCTACGAGGCGAAGCTCGCGGCCCGCGGGTTCGCCTGA